The Streptomyces achromogenes DNA segment GGTCGACCCACGCGAGCTGCTCGTCGGTGAGCCGACCGCCCCAGTACTCGACGATCATCTGCGAGGAGGTGGGGCTGCACCAGGCCTCGCCGCCGCTGTCGTACTCGGGGTACTGGCCCTGGTGGATCTCCTGCGAGTAGCGGGGCACGCGCAGTTCCCGCGCGAGGCCGGGCACGGAGGCCGGCACGGTGAAACGGTCCGGCACGTCGGAACCCATCGCCCCCAGCCGCCACACGGTCGGCGTGACCTTCGTGCCGGGACGGCGGTACAGGGTGAGGCGGAGGCGGTACGCGTCGACACGCAGCCCGCTCGCGGCATCGTCGATCGCGAGCGTGTCGGTCCACACGGTGCTTCTGCCGTCGGTCTGGCCGTCGACCGAGGCCCGCTTGATGTCCTGGTCCCCGGAGGCCCAGCGGCCCATCACGTACCAGGGGCTGTCCGTGCCGTCGGAGTACGTGCCCTTGATCTCGACCTGGAGCCAGCTGCCGGCCGGGGTGCTCGCGTTCCAGGAGGGGATCACCTCCGTGGCGGGGGCGGCGAGCCGGTGGAGGGGCGACGTCCAGGTCGCGTACTCCCACGACGCGGTGGTGCCGCTGTGCCGGTCGGTGTGTTCGACGACGCCGAGCGGGGCGGCGATGGCGACGCCCGGGCGGATCCCCGCCAGGACACGGGCGCCATCGGCGACGCCGGAGCGCCAGTCGGCGTAGGTCGTCCAGCCGCGGTAGTCGACGGTTCGGGCCGGCGCCGCTTCGGCGTCCGTGGCCTCGGCCGCCCCGCCGGCAGCGGCCGACGCGGAGGGGGACGGCGCCGCGGCCACCGCGGCGGCGACCGCGGCGGCGAGGACCGTCCTGCGGGACGGCTGTTCGACTCTGCTCAAGGGTCTGCTCATGGGGGGAGGCTCCCGAGGGTCCGTGCGGTCCGTACGACTCCGTACAGGCCGGTGTCGCTCTGCGGCTGTTCGGCCACTATGGGGCGAGCCGCACCTGGCTTCCAGCAGGTGGGCCCGTGCCGCGCCCACCACCATCGGTCTGGCCCACCGCCGGCGGCCGCGCCCCGTAGACTCACCCGCCGTACCGAAGCACCGCCACCACAAAGCACCTCCACAACGAAGCACCGCCACAACGAAGCATCTCCGTACCGAAGCACCGCCCGCCGCCCCACGCCCCGTCGGCCTCGCGCACCCCAGGATCCGTCATCCGCCAGCTCGCCTCCCGGCTACGCCGTCTGTCACCGTCCTGCGGGCCGGTGCGTCTGATCGGCGTCGACGGGCACGCCGGCTCGGGGAAGTCCACCTTCGCGGGACGGCTGGCGCAGGCACTGGACGGCGCCCCGGTGCTGCACCTCGACGACATCGCGTCCCACGACGAGCTGTTCTCGTGGACCGGCCGTCTGCTCTCCCAGGTGATCGAGCCCTTCGGCCGCGGCGACAGCGCGCACTACACGCCCTACGACTGGCGTGCCCACCGCTTCGGCGCGCCCCGCACCCTGCCCGCCGCCCCCGTCGTGCTGGTCGAGGGGGTCGGCGCGGGCCGCCGTGCCCTGCGGCCGTTCCTGGCGTGCCTGCTGTGGATGGAGGTACCCCCCGAGGAGTCCTGGACGCGCGGCCGGGCGCGCGACGGAGCGGAACAGCGCGCGTTCTGGGACGGGTGGGTTCCGGCCGAAGTCCGTCACTTCGCCGAGGACCCGTCGCGGCCGCACGCCGCCTTGCTGGTACGGCAGTTGGAGCAGAGGTACGAGGTGCTGCCGGGGCCTGCGAAGGGTTCCGGTCCGAACCGCGATGTCACCCACCGTGAGGAACCACCCGCGATGTGGTGAACTCGTGAAGGCCCTTGCGTCCGAACTTCGCCAAGTGCTTCAACTCTGCTTGACCGGCGGCCCGTACAGGACTTACGTTCTGAATGCGCGGCGATCGTGGCCGCCCTCGGACGCGAAGCCCCCGGTTGTTCCCCCGTGATCGGGGGCTTCGTTCTGCCCGGACGCCGTTCCCGGCGACTTTTCCGGGCCTGAACCGACCTGATCCGCTCACCCAGGGTCACCACGCGGTATGCGCCCCGTCTGCTCCCACCTCGTCGAACGACCTGTGCGGCGCCCTACGGCGGGCCCCTCTCCCGCAGGTACGATGCCCTCGGTGCGACCGGGACGGCTGCTGCGCGCACCTGGCAACTCCGGTCCGCGGCACAGCGGTTCGACCAAGGCAGCCGACGGGTGACGGCCCGGCGGCACACCGACGGGGGCACGGTCTGTGGGGGACGCGATGGACTTCGGAACGCAGGGCCCCGAGGCTCCCGCCGACCTCGCCTGGCTTCGAGGCGTGGACGCCTACACCATGGGCGCCTATCCGCAGGCGGAGGAGGAGTTCCGCACCGCGGTGCGGATCGATCCCGGGATGGCCGACGGCTGGCTCGGACTGCACGCGCTGCGCGTCGACACGACGACCGCGCTGCTGCGGATGTTCCGCCACCGCGAACGGTTCGGGGAGCAGCGCTCACGGCACCGCCGTACCCTCAACTCCTGGTACTGGCTGGGCTGGTGGGTGCAGCCGGTCCTGGAGAGCCCCCGTGACCTGCTGCTCGCCCACGCCTCGCACTGGCTCGACGGCCGCCATGTGCCCGAACTGGACCGGGCGCTCGCCGGGCTCCCGCCCGTCGACACCGACCACCAGGTCCGCTTCCTGCACGCCTGTCGCGCGTACCTGGTGAAGGACTGGGAGCAGCTCGTCCGGTACACCGACTCGCTCCTCGACGACCCGCTGCTGTGCATCGAGGCCGGCCTGTTCGGCGGGATGGCCCGGGTGCGGCTGGAGATGTACGGCCAGGCCGAGCCGCTGCTCTCGGCGGCTCTGATGCGCTGCCGCAGCGAGCAGCCGCAGCGAAAGGAGCTGCGGTACTGGCTGGCCCGGGCGCACGAGGGCACCGGCCGTTCGGCGGCCGCGCTCCCCCTGTACCGGGCGGTGCACCGAGTGGACGCCGCCTTCATGGACACCTCGGCGCGGCTCGCCGCCATCGCGGAGGGCGACGGATACGACGACACGGCGGATCTGGCGGCGATCACGCTCAGCGGGCTGGGGCAGGACACGGCGGACGGGCCGGACGGCTTCGACCCGCTGTTCGGCACGGAGGGCCGAGATCTGCGGATCGAGCCCTCGGACCTGCCGCCCGTCGTGCCCCTGCCCTCGGTGACCGACCCGGCGGTGCGCGAGAAACACGCCGTCCGTTCCTCGTCACCGCTGCCGGCCGGTCCCACCGATCCCGCGTTACTCGAGGAGGCGCTCGCCGAGCTGGAGCGCATGGTGGGGCTGGAACCGGTGAAACGCCAGGTCAAGGCGCTCTCGGCGCAGCTCAACATGGCGCGGCTGCGAACCGGGCAGGGCCTTCCGGTCCAGCCTCCGAAGCGGCACTTCGTGTTCTCCGGCCCCTCCGGCACCGGCAAGACGACGGTGGCCCGCATCCTCGGCCGCGTCTTCTACGCCCTCGGCCTGCTGGGCGGCGACCATCTGGTGGAGGCCCAGCGGGCCGACCTGGTCGGTGAGTACCTCGGCCAGACGGCCGTGAAGGCCAACGAGCTGATCGACTCCGCTCTCGGCGGCGTGCTCTTCGTCGACGAGGCGTACTCGCTCTCGAACTCCGGCTACGGCAAGGGCGACGCGTACGGCGACGAGGCGTTGCAGGTGCTGCTGAAGCGAGCCGAGGACAACCGGGACCACCTGGTGGTGATACTGGCCGGCTATCCCGAGGGCATGGACCGCCTTCTGGCGGCCAATCCCGGGCTGTCCTCGCGTTTCACGACCCGCGTCGACTTCCCCTCCTACCGTCCCCTCGAACTCACCTCCATCGGAGAGGTGCTGGCCGCGGAGAACGGCGACGCGTGGGACGAGGAGGCGTTGGACGAGCTGCGCTCGATCGCCGGGCACGTGGTCGACCAGGGCTGGATCGACGAGCTCGGCAACGGCCGTTTTCTGCGCACCCTGTACGAGAAGAGCTGCGCCTACCGGGACCTGCGTCTGTCGGTCTGTCCGGGCGCGCTGACCCGGCACGACCTGGCGACGCTGCGGCTGCCCGACCTGATGCAGGCGTACGGAGAGGTGCTGTCGGGGCGGGGGCCGCAGGACCCGTCGGCGACCTGACGCATCCCGCCGGCGCACCCGCTCCGGCCTCCGGGCCCGCACCGGTGCGGATCGCCGCGCCGAGGCCGAACGCCGGGGGCACGCGCACTCTCCCGGCCCGGTACGGCTCGCCTGGCCCGAGGCCGCTCGCCGAGAGGGTGTTCGCTCCCCGGTCGGCAGGATCGCCGGCCGCGCGGGCCCGCCGGGCCGGACGGCCACCGGCTGCCCGGACGACTGCCGGCACGGCTTGCTCCCGCCCGGCGCCGGGGCCCTTCGGCCGTCGCCCAGAAGAATCACCGGGCCGGGACGACACGCCGGACCGGGACGGCCCGCCCGGGGGGGCGCCGTGTGCCGGACCGTGCCCGGCCGGGACGCCGGGTGCCGGTCAGCTCGCCAGCGCCTCCTCCGGCTCGTCGCTCGCCCTCGGCTCCGTCAGCCGCACCTCGGGAACCTCGCGGTGCGCGGGGTCGGTGACCTCGCCCACCAGCAGTTCCAGCACGTCCTCCAGGGCGACCAGGCCGAGGACCTTGCCGGAGGCGTCGGCGACCTGCGCCAGATGGGTCGCCGCCCGGCGCATCACGGTCAGCGCGTCGTCCAGCGGCAGTTCGGAGCGGAGGGTCGTCATGGGACGCCACAGCTGCTGCGGCACCGCCCGCTCGGAGTCCTCCTGGTCGAGGACGTCCTTCACATGCAGGTAGCCCATGAAGGCGCCGGTCTCCGCGGCCACGGGGAAGCGGGAGTAGCCGGTGCGGGCGGTCAGCTCGACGATCTCGCCCGGGGTGACCGCCGGACTGACCGTGACCAGGGACTCGCGCCGGAGCAGGACGTCGGTGACGGGACGGGAGCCGAGCTCGAGGGCGTCCTCCAGGCGCTCCTGCTCCTCCGGGCCGAGCAGACCGGCCTGGCCGGAGTCCTCCAGCAGACGGTTCAGCTGCTCGCTGGTGACCACGGCCTCCACCTCGTCCCTCGGCTCGACGTGGAAGAGCCGCAGGATGCCGCGGGCGCAGGCGCCGAGCGCGACCGTGATCGGCCGGCACAGCCGGGCGAAGGCGACCAGGCCCGGGCTGAGCCACAGGGCGGTCTTCTCCGGTGCCGCCATGGCGAGGTTCTTCGGAACCATCTCGCCGATCACCAGATGGAAGAAGACCACGGCCGCGAGGGCTATGACATAGCCCAGCGGATGGATCACCCCCTGCGGGAGGTGGACCCACTCGAACAGCGGCTCCAGCAGCTCGGCGACGGTCGGCTCGGCGACCGCGCCCAGGGTGAGGGAGCAGACGGTGATGCCGAACTGGGCCGCCGCCATCATCTGCGGCAGCCGCTCCAGCCCGTAGAGGACCTGGCGGGCCCGGGCGGTGCCGAGCGGCTCGACCTGGCTGCGGCGGACGGAGACGAGCGCGAACTCGGCGCCGACGAAGAAGCCGTTGGCGAGCACGAGCAGCGCGGCGAAGACGAGTTGCAGGGCGCTCATCGGGCCACCTCGCCGGTGCGCACCAGCCGGACCCGTTCGGCCCGGTAGTGGCCGACCCGGCGCACCGAGAGCCGCCAGCCGGGCAGCTCCGTCCGGTCGCCGACGGCGGGGATACGGCCGAGCAGGTCGGCGACGAGGCCGGCGACCGTCTCGTACGGTCCCTCGGGGACCTCGAGGCCTATCCGCTGGAGGGTGTCGACGCGGCAGCTGCCGTCCACGTCCCAGGCGGGCCTGCCCTCCTCGGGCGGGGCGGCGGCGAGTTCGGGGGAATCCTGGCCGTCGTGCTCGTCGCGGACCTCGCCGACGATCTCCTCGACGATGTCCTCCAGGGTGACCACGCCGGCCGTGCCGCCGTACTCGTCGACGACTACGGCGATCGGCTGCTCGCTGCGCAGCCGGGCCAGCAGGGGCTGGACCGGCAGCGTCTCCGGGACCAGCAGGGCCGGGCGGGCGATGCGGACGACCGGAGTGCGCAGCCGGTCGTGGACGGGGACCGCCAGAGCGTCCTTCAGATGGACCATGCCGACGATTTCGTCGATCTTCTCGCGGTAGACCGGGAACCGGGACAGGCCGGTGGCCCGGGTCAGGTTCACCACGTCCTCGGCGGTGGCCGTGGACTGCAGGACACTGACCTTCACGCGCGGGGTCATGACGTGCTGCGCGGTCAGTTCCGCCAGCGAGAGGGTCCGCACGAAGAGGTCGGCCGTGTCCTGTTCGAGGGCGCCGGCCTGGGCGGAGTGGCGGGCCAGGGAGACGAGCTCGCCGGGGGTCCGCGCGGAGGCCAGCTCGTCGGCGGGCTCGACGCCCAGGGCCCGGACCAGGCGGTTGGCGACGGTGTTGAGGGCGGCGATCACCGGCCGGAAGAGGCGGGCGAAGACGTGCTGCGGGCCCGCGACGAAACGCGCGACCTGCAACGGCTTGGACACCGCCCAGTTCTTGGGCACGAGTTCGCCGATCACCATCTGCACGGCGGACGCCAGCAGCATGCCGACGACGACGGCGACCCCGGAGACGGCGCCCTCGGGGACGCCGATCGCCGTGAACGGGCCGCTGAGCAGTTCCGCGAGCGCCGGTTCGGCGAGCATGCCGACGACGAGGGAGGTGATGGTGATGCCCAGCTGGGTGCCGGAGAGCTGGAAGGACAGTTCCTTCAGCGACTCGACGACCGTGTGGGCTCGCCTGTCGCCCTCGGCGGCGGCCCGCTCCGCGTCCGGACGCTCGACCGTGACAAGGCCGAACTCGGCGGCGACGAAGAAGCCGTTGGCGAGGATGAGCAGGAACGCGGCTGCCAGGAGCAGCAGGGGGGTGGTCATGATGCCGCCGCCTCCGAACCAGGTCGGGTGGGGGCGGCGCAGGTACTACAGGACGAACCGTCCATCGCCGGAGGGAGTCACTCCTCGGGTAGCAGGAACCCCCGGTGAGCCCGGCAGGGCACAGCAGGGGCGGGGGCGCAAGGGTGCGCCTCCGTCACCAGATTAATCAAGACAGCGGGTTCTGCGGCAGGGCAGCGGGCCCCGAGTCAGCCCTGATCTTGCTCGGGGGGCGTCTCGGGGTCGCTGATCGCGCGGGCCTCGGCGAGCGCCCGGAGCGCCCGCGCGTCGCGGATGGCCTGCTGCTTGTCGATGCCGGGCTGGATGCCGAGCGCGGGCAGGCTGGTGCCGTCGCTGAGGTTCAGGAACACCCACGGATCGCCCGGTCGGAGGTTCACCTGGAGGATCTCCGCCCAGGCCAGACGCCTGGTGCTGGCGATGTTCACGACGGTGACGCCGGAGTCGTCGGCGATCACCCGCACCCGGGCGAGCCGGGCCAGCACCCAGAACACGAGGGCGCCGGTGAGGATGAAACTGAGTCGCTCCCCCGGGCCGAGCTGCTCCAGCAGCATCGCGACGGCGGAGATGACGAGGAGGATCGCCACTCCGGCCGTGAGCAGCACCACACGGGTGCGGCCCGGCCGGAAGACGACGGGGAGCGCAGGCAGGTCGGACATGTTCCCGGCGGAGGTCAGAGGCGGCAGGCGTGGATGGCCGTGGTCAGGATGGCGCGGGCGCCGATGTCGTACAGGTCGTCCATGATCCGCTGCGCCTCCTTGGCGGGGACCATGGCGCGGACGGCGACCCAGCCCTCGTTGTGCAGCGGGGAGACGGTCGGCGACTCCAGGCCCGGGGTCAGCGCGACGGCCTTCTCGAGCTGCTCGACGCGGCAGTCGTAGTCCATCATCACGTACGTCCGGGCCACCAGGACGCCCTGGAGGCGGCGCAGGAACTGCTGCACCTTGAGCTCCTCGGCGTCCGCGCCGGTGCGGCGGATGACGATGGCCTCGGACTTCATGATGGGCTCGCCGAAGACCTCCAGACCCGCGTTGCGCAGCGAGGTGCCGGTCTCGACGACGTCGGCGATGACCTCGGCGACGCCCAGCTCGATCGCGGTCTCGACGGCGCCGTCGAGGTGGACGACGGAGGCCTCGACGCCGTGGTCGGCGAGGTGACCGGCCACGATGCCCTCGTAGGAGGTGGCGACGGTCTTGCCCTTGAGGTCCTCGACGCCGGTGGCCGCGCCGGGCTTGCCCGCGAAGCGGAAGGTGGAGCGGGCGAAGCCGAGCGGCAGGATCTCCTCGGCGTCGGCGCCGGAGTCGATCAGCAGGTCACGGCCGGTGATGCCGATGTCGAGGCGGCCGGAGGAGACGTAGATCGCGATGTCGCGGGGGCGGAGGTAGAAGAACTCCACCTCGTTGACCGGGTCGACGATCCGCAGTTCCTTGCTTTCCCGGCGCTGCTGGTAGCCGGCCTCATGCAGCATGTCCCCCGCAGGGCCGGACAGGGAACCCTTGTTGGGGACGGCGATGCGCAGCATGAGGTCGGCTTCCTTCGCGTGAACGGGAGAATGGGGCGGTTTCGGGAATGCGGTTCTACAGGTGGGCGTAGACGTCGTCCAGCGAGATTCCGCGGGCGACCATCATCACCTGGACGTGGTAGAGCAGCTGCGAGATCTCCTCCGCGGCCGCCTCCTTGCCCTCGTACTCGGCGGCCATCCACACCTCGGCGGCCTCTTCGACGACCTTCTTGCCGATGGCATGGACGCCCTTCCCGACGAGTTCCGCGGTACGGGAAGTGGCGGGGTCGCCGCTGGCGGCCTTCTGCTGGAGCTCGGAGAAGAGCTCCTCGAACGTCTTCTTGGACATGGTGCTGCCCACCCTAGCCGTTCTCCCGGTCCGTCTACCGCCAGGGTTCGGATACTGAACGGAGGGTGGCCGCGGTCGCCACCGCCGCCGTCACCGCCTCGTGGCCCTTGTCCTCGTTGGAGCCCTCGATGCCGGCCCGGTCCAGGGCCTGCTCCTCGGTGTCGCAGGTGAGGACGCCCATGCCGACGGGCACGCCGGTCTCGACGGACACCTGGGTGAGGCCCTGGACGACCCCTTGGCACACGTACTCGAAGTGCGGTGTGCCGCCGCGGATGACGACGCCGAGGGCGACGATCGCGTCGTAGCCCCGCCCGGCCAGCACCTTGGCCACCACCGGCAGCTCCCAGCTGCCGGGGACCCGCAGCAGGGTCGGCTCGTCGATGCCGAGGTCGTGCAGGGCGCGCAGCGCGCCGTCGACCAGACCGTCCATCACCTTCTCGTGCCACTGGGCCGCGATGACGGCGACTCTGAGGTCACCCACATTGCGTACGGACAGCTCCGGTGCGCCCTTGCCGCTCACGTTCTCGTCTCTCCTCGGTGCCGGTCGTGCTTACTGGTTGCCGCAGGGGGACACGGGGGCCGCGTCCAGCCAGGGCAGGTCGTGTCCCATCCGGTCCCGCTTGGTGCGCAGGTAGCGGATGTTGTGCTCGCCCGCCTGGACGGGCATCGGCTCGCGCTCGATGACCTCGATGCCGTGCCGGACGAGCGCCTCGCTTTTGTCGGGGTTGTTCGTCATGAGGCGGACGCTGCGCACGCCGAGGTCCTCGAGGATCTGCGCCCCGGCCCCGTAGTCGCGGGCGTCGGCGGGCAGGCCCAGCTCCAGGTTGGCGTCGAGGGTGTCGTGGCCCTGTTCCTGGAGTTCGTACGCCCTCAGCTTGGACAGCAGGCCGATGCCCCGGCCCTCGTGCCCGCGCAGATAGACCATCACACCCCGGCCCTCGCTCTGGATGCGCTCCAGGGACGCGTCGAGCTGGGGGCCGCAGTCGCAGCGCAGGGAGGCGAAGACGTCACCGGTGAGGCACTCGGAGTGGACGCGGACCAGGACGTCCTCGCCCTCGCCGATGTCACCGTGGACCAGGGCGACATGCTCGACGCCGTCGACCGTGGAGCGGTAGCCGTACGCGGTGAACGTGCCGTGCACGGTGGGCAGTCGGGTCTCGGCCTCGCGGCGGACCGTCGGCTCGGCGCTGCGCCGGTAGGCGATCAGGTCCTCGATGGAGATGATCGTCAGGCCGTGCTTGCGGGCGAACGGGATCAGTTCGGGCAGCCGCAGCATCCGGCCGTCCTCCCCGGCGATCTCGACGATCGCGCCGGCCGGGCGCAGCCCCGCGAGACGGGCGAGGTCCACGGCGGCCTCGGTGTGGCCGTTGCGGGTGAGCACGCCGCCGGGCTGGGCGCGCAGCGGGAAGACGTGGCCGGGGCGCACGAAGTCGGCCGGCCCGGCGTCGCCGCTCGCCAGCAGCCGGAGCGTGGCGGCGCGGTCGGCGGCGGAGATGCCGGTGGTGACGCCGTGGGCGGCCGAGGCGTCGACGGAGACCGTGAACGCGGTCGTCATCGACTCGGTGTTGTCGTCGACCATCTGCGGGAGCTTCAGGCGCTCCAGCTCGTCGCTCTCCATGGGGGCGCAGATCAGGCCGCGGCACTCGCTCATCATGAAGGCGACGATCTCGGGCGTCACCTTCTCGGCGGCGACGACGAGGTCGCCCTCGTTCTCGCGGTCCTCGTCGTCGACGACCACGATGGGGCGGCCGGCCGCGATGTCGGCGACGGCCTGCTCCACGGGGTCGAGGCTGAGGTCTTCCAGGCCTTCGGTGCTGTACAGGATCGGTGCCGTGCTCATGCCGGCGCTCCTTCCAGAGCGGGTTGCGAGGCCTTGCGGGACCGCAGCCACCAGTCGCGCATGCCCCACAGGACGAGCGCGCCGTAAATGACGTAGACGAAGCCTGAGAAGGCGTAGCCGTTGGCGAAGTTGAGGGGGACGCCGACGACGTCGACGAGGAGCCAGGCGATCCAGAACTCGACCATGCCGCGCGCCTGGGCGTACATGGCGACGATGGTGCCGACGAAGATGTAGGCGTCCGGCCAGGGGTCCCAGGACAGGGACGGGTTGGCCTTGAAGAGGAGGGCGACGGCGACCGTGCCGAGCGCCGCGGCGCCGATCATGGCCGCGCGCTCGGGCCAGGTGGCGAAGCGTGGGGTGATCTGGCCGTCCGCGGACCGCCCCTTGCTGCGGTTCCACTGCCACCAGCCGTACAGGGCGACGACCATGACGAC contains these protein-coding regions:
- a CDS encoding AAA family ATPase → MDFGTQGPEAPADLAWLRGVDAYTMGAYPQAEEEFRTAVRIDPGMADGWLGLHALRVDTTTALLRMFRHRERFGEQRSRHRRTLNSWYWLGWWVQPVLESPRDLLLAHASHWLDGRHVPELDRALAGLPPVDTDHQVRFLHACRAYLVKDWEQLVRYTDSLLDDPLLCIEAGLFGGMARVRLEMYGQAEPLLSAALMRCRSEQPQRKELRYWLARAHEGTGRSAAALPLYRAVHRVDAAFMDTSARLAAIAEGDGYDDTADLAAITLSGLGQDTADGPDGFDPLFGTEGRDLRIEPSDLPPVVPLPSVTDPAVREKHAVRSSSPLPAGPTDPALLEEALAELERMVGLEPVKRQVKALSAQLNMARLRTGQGLPVQPPKRHFVFSGPSGTGKTTVARILGRVFYALGLLGGDHLVEAQRADLVGEYLGQTAVKANELIDSALGGVLFVDEAYSLSNSGYGKGDAYGDEALQVLLKRAEDNRDHLVVILAGYPEGMDRLLAANPGLSSRFTTRVDFPSYRPLELTSIGEVLAAENGDAWDEEALDELRSIAGHVVDQGWIDELGNGRFLRTLYEKSCAYRDLRLSVCPGALTRHDLATLRLPDLMQAYGEVLSGRGPQDPSAT
- a CDS encoding PH domain-containing protein, which produces MSDLPALPVVFRPGRTRVVLLTAGVAILLVISAVAMLLEQLGPGERLSFILTGALVFWVLARLARVRVIADDSGVTVVNIASTRRLAWAEILQVNLRPGDPWVFLNLSDGTSLPALGIQPGIDKQQAIRDARALRALAEARAISDPETPPEQDQG
- a CDS encoding peptidase C39 family protein — its product is MSRVEQPSRRTVLAAAVAAAVAAAPSPSASAAAGGAAEATDAEAAPARTVDYRGWTTYADWRSGVADGARVLAGIRPGVAIAAPLGVVEHTDRHSGTTASWEYATWTSPLHRLAAPATEVIPSWNASTPAGSWLQVEIKGTYSDGTDSPWYVMGRWASGDQDIKRASVDGQTDGRSTVWTDTLAIDDAASGLRVDAYRLRLTLYRRPGTKVTPTVWRLGAMGSDVPDRFTVPASVPGLARELRVPRYSQEIHQGQYPEYDSGGEAWCSPTSSQMIVEYWGGRLTDEQLAWVDPSYADPQVCHAARHTYDHEYAGCGNWPFNAAYAATFEDLQGVVTRLGSLTDLETLIGAGIPAMTSQSFLKEELTGAGYGTSGHLMTVIGFTAEGDVIANDPFSADDAAVRRVYPRREFENIWLRTRRRDATGKAVSGTGGVCYLYFPARPSARQCQALTAVGIRM
- a CDS encoding hemolysin family protein, which encodes MTTPLLLLAAAFLLILANGFFVAAEFGLVTVERPDAERAAAEGDRRAHTVVESLKELSFQLSGTQLGITITSLVVGMLAEPALAELLSGPFTAIGVPEGAVSGVAVVVGMLLASAVQMVIGELVPKNWAVSKPLQVARFVAGPQHVFARLFRPVIAALNTVANRLVRALGVEPADELASARTPGELVSLARHSAQAGALEQDTADLFVRTLSLAELTAQHVMTPRVKVSVLQSTATAEDVVNLTRATGLSRFPVYREKIDEIVGMVHLKDALAVPVHDRLRTPVVRIARPALLVPETLPVQPLLARLRSEQPIAVVVDEYGGTAGVVTLEDIVEEIVGEVRDEHDGQDSPELAAAPPEEGRPAWDVDGSCRVDTLQRIGLEVPEGPYETVAGLVADLLGRIPAVGDRTELPGWRLSVRRVGHYRAERVRLVRTGEVAR
- a CDS encoding phosphoribosyl-ATP diphosphatase — its product is MSKKTFEELFSELQQKAASGDPATSRTAELVGKGVHAIGKKVVEEAAEVWMAAEYEGKEAAAEEISQLLYHVQVMMVARGISLDDVYAHL
- a CDS encoding uridine kinase family protein, producing MRQLASRLRRLSPSCGPVRLIGVDGHAGSGKSTFAGRLAQALDGAPVLHLDDIASHDELFSWTGRLLSQVIEPFGRGDSAHYTPYDWRAHRFGAPRTLPAAPVVLVEGVGAGRRALRPFLACLLWMEVPPEESWTRGRARDGAEQRAFWDGWVPAEVRHFAEDPSRPHAALLVRQLEQRYEVLPGPAKGSGPNRDVTHREEPPAMW
- a CDS encoding bifunctional 3,4-dihydroxy-2-butanone-4-phosphate synthase/GTP cyclohydrolase II, whose amino-acid sequence is MSTAPILYSTEGLEDLSLDPVEQAVADIAAGRPIVVVDDEDRENEGDLVVAAEKVTPEIVAFMMSECRGLICAPMESDELERLKLPQMVDDNTESMTTAFTVSVDASAAHGVTTGISAADRAATLRLLASGDAGPADFVRPGHVFPLRAQPGGVLTRNGHTEAAVDLARLAGLRPAGAIVEIAGEDGRMLRLPELIPFARKHGLTIISIEDLIAYRRSAEPTVRREAETRLPTVHGTFTAYGYRSTVDGVEHVALVHGDIGEGEDVLVRVHSECLTGDVFASLRCDCGPQLDASLERIQSEGRGVMVYLRGHEGRGIGLLSKLRAYELQEQGHDTLDANLELGLPADARDYGAGAQILEDLGVRSVRLMTNNPDKSEALVRHGIEVIEREPMPVQAGEHNIRYLRTKRDRMGHDLPWLDAAPVSPCGNQ
- a CDS encoding hemolysin family protein; the protein is MSALQLVFAALLVLANGFFVGAEFALVSVRRSQVEPLGTARARQVLYGLERLPQMMAAAQFGITVCSLTLGAVAEPTVAELLEPLFEWVHLPQGVIHPLGYVIALAAVVFFHLVIGEMVPKNLAMAAPEKTALWLSPGLVAFARLCRPITVALGACARGILRLFHVEPRDEVEAVVTSEQLNRLLEDSGQAGLLGPEEQERLEDALELGSRPVTDVLLRRESLVTVSPAVTPGEIVELTARTGYSRFPVAAETGAFMGYLHVKDVLDQEDSERAVPQQLWRPMTTLRSELPLDDALTVMRRAATHLAQVADASGKVLGLVALEDVLELLVGEVTDPAHREVPEVRLTEPRASDEPEEALAS
- the pnuC gene encoding nicotinamide riboside transporter PnuC, with protein sequence MNWLNSEAFVAFDQHIIWSDMIGNILGLITLALGWRRSLLTWPVQFLSGLVLFVAFYGHLAGSAGKQVVVMVVALYGWWQWNRSKGRSADGQITPRFATWPERAAMIGAAALGTVAVALLFKANPSLSWDPWPDAYIFVGTIVAMYAQARGMVEFWIAWLLVDVVGVPLNFANGYAFSGFVYVIYGALVLWGMRDWWLRSRKASQPALEGAPA
- the ribH gene encoding 6,7-dimethyl-8-ribityllumazine synthase, which produces MSGKGAPELSVRNVGDLRVAVIAAQWHEKVMDGLVDGALRALHDLGIDEPTLLRVPGSWELPVVAKVLAGRGYDAIVALGVVIRGGTPHFEYVCQGVVQGLTQVSVETGVPVGMGVLTCDTEEQALDRAGIEGSNEDKGHEAVTAAVATAATLRSVSEPWR
- the hisG gene encoding ATP phosphoribosyltransferase, yielding MLRIAVPNKGSLSGPAGDMLHEAGYQQRRESKELRIVDPVNEVEFFYLRPRDIAIYVSSGRLDIGITGRDLLIDSGADAEEILPLGFARSTFRFAGKPGAATGVEDLKGKTVATSYEGIVAGHLADHGVEASVVHLDGAVETAIELGVAEVIADVVETGTSLRNAGLEVFGEPIMKSEAIVIRRTGADAEELKVQQFLRRLQGVLVARTYVMMDYDCRVEQLEKAVALTPGLESPTVSPLHNEGWVAVRAMVPAKEAQRIMDDLYDIGARAILTTAIHACRL